The Streptococcus parasanguinis genomic sequence GGCGGTAGAAGGGTTGCCATTACGCAGATACTCCACTGCTAAAAGATGGGCATCTGCCAAGTCAAATGGATGGACGTAGTCCCGAACATTGGTCCCATCTGGTGTCTTGTAGTCATCTCCAAAAATAGAGATCTTCTCGCGTTTGCCTTGGGCTACTTGTAAGACGATCGGCAAGAGATGGGTCTCTGGTCCATGGTCTTCTCCGATGGATCCATCTGGCTTAGCACCCGCAACATTAAAGTAACGAAGGGGCACGTACTTGATCCCGTAGGCTTGATCGGCCCAGCGCATAATGGTTTCCATCATGAGCTTGCTTTCGCCATAAGGATTGATTGGTTTTTGTGGAGTGGTTTCAAGAATCGGAATTTCTTCTGGAATGCCGTAGGTGGCAGCAGTTGAAGAAAAGACGATGTAGTGCACTCCACATTCATGCATGACTTCCAAGAGCTTGACCATGCCAGCTGTATTGTTATCAAAATATTTCAATGGATCGGCCATGGATTCAGCGACCAGTGAGTAGGCAGCAAAGTGGATGACCGCATCGATATCTGCATGTTCCTTAAAAACAGTGCGCATAAAGTCTTGATCCGCCAGGTCTCCTTGGTAAAAGACGGCATCTGGATGCACCGCTGCACGGTGGCCTGTGACCAGGCTATCGACCACGACGACTTTTTC encodes the following:
- the galE gene encoding UDP-glucose 4-epimerase GalE — translated: MAILVLGGAGYIGSHMVDRLVNEGQEKVVVVDSLVTGHRAAVHPDAVFYQGDLADQDFMRTVFKEHADIDAVIHFAAYSLVAESMADPLKYFDNNTAGMVKLLEVMHECGVHYIVFSSTAATYGIPEEIPILETTPQKPINPYGESKLMMETIMRWADQAYGIKYVPLRYFNVAGAKPDGSIGEDHGPETHLLPIVLQVAQGKREKISIFGDDYKTPDGTNVRDYVHPFDLADAHLLAVEYLRNGNPSTAFNLGSSTGFSNLQIVEAARKVTGHPIPLELADRRPGDPDTLIASSEKARAILGWQPKFDNIETIIQTAWAWHSSHPDGYNDR